In Xyrauchen texanus isolate HMW12.3.18 chromosome 32, RBS_HiC_50CHRs, whole genome shotgun sequence, the following proteins share a genomic window:
- the LOC127626334 gene encoding retinoschisin-like has protein sequence MEYRLQHMLLLAILLVTQGFVGLKAQEDGEDNDTWAGKTCKCECDDLSSKLPSKGFRSNWAQETDCIPECPYHKPLGFEAGSVTEDQISCSNEDQYTGWFSSWTANKARLNSQGFGCAWLSKFQDTNQWLQIDLKEVKVVSGILIQGRCDSDEWITKYSVQYRTNENLSWIYYKDQTGNNRVFYGNSDRSSTVQNLLRPPIIARYIRIIPLGWHTRIAIRMELLLCMNKCT, from the exons ATGGAGTACAGACTGCAGCACATGCTACTGTTGGCCATCCTGCTGGTGACTCAAG GTTTTGTTGGGCTGAAAGCTCAAGAG GACGGTGAGGACAATGACACATGGGCTGGGAAAACCTGCAAGTGTGAATGTGATGATCTGTCGAGCAAGCTGCCTTCCAAAGGTTTCCGATCAAACTGGGCACAGGAGACGGACTGCATTCCAG AGTGCCCTTACCATAAACCTCTGGGGTTCGAGGCTGGATCTGTGACTGAAGATCAGATCAGCTGCTCTAATGAAGACCAGTACACAGGCTGGTTCTCCTCGTGGACTGCAAACAAGGCGAGGCTCAACAGCCAAGGATTCGG GTGTGCTTGGCTGTCTAAGTTCCAGGACACCAACCAGTGGCTTCAAATTGACCTTAAGGAAGTCAAAGTGGTTTCTGGTATCCTGATTCAGGGCCGTTGTGACTCTGATGAGTGGATTACAAAGTACAGTGTGCAGTACCGCACCAATGAGAATCTCAGTTGGATCTACTACAAGGACCAGACTGGAAACAACAGG GTCTTCTACGGAAACTCTGACCGCTCGTCCACAGTCCAGAACCTCCTGCGCCCACCTATAATAGCACGTTACATCCGTATCATCCCGTTGGGCTGGCACACCCGCATAGCCATCCGCATGGAGCTGCTACTTTGCATGAATAAATGCACTTGA